The DNA sequence TGTATGTCACCTAAAGAGACAGAGAGTTGATATAAATGTggggattttaattttttttttccttccattccaataGGATGCATTAAGGTTTCTCTAATAGGAAACTCCTTTAATACAGCGTGCTTAGTCTAAAGACACAAAATGGAAATTCAGCCGTTGCACGAATTCACCTAATCCATGACAACCTAACTTTAACTGCagatatatattgaaataaatcTAACAAGAGCACCAAATTCCCCTTGAAAATTATTACATTTGAACCTGACTGAAAGTAGCTAAACTGAAACCATAATATTTTGTCCTCTGTATCATTGTAGCAGGTCAATAGACATCCTTCAACTGTATTCGTATCAAAGGTAATATGACTACGGATAGTTATACTCCACACTAGTGGTGAATAAATTTTGGGCTACAATTACCAGAAACATTTCAGCCAATTATGGAAACAAATACCGAGCTCTCGAATACCTTTCCTGAGACAAATACATTTTCTTCTAAACCGACGTGTTTCTGGTACCATGATGTTCATCCATACAGTTCCCATTATTGGAACTTCCCAACCCTGTAACTAATTAGAAACACAAACAAAAGCCATGGTAGGAAAATAAAATGGTTAGGCTAGGACCTAAAAATAGCAATAATAATAGGGAAAAATAGGGATGTTTGTCCGACCAAGGAAAGCACTCGTAACATGCCACAAAAATCTGACTTCACCGATGCAGACAATCCACAAGTGCAAAATCTCATACCTTCAAATGCATTCATTGCTACCTGTGGACAGAATCAATAAAACTCAATTAAACATCATTAATCAAAATCCTAACTAGCCTCGATACCGGTACTTGGTGCTTACCCTATTTCACTCTTACATGAAAGACAATAAATTATGGAATGTGAATGGAAAGAAACCAAACCTTTTTATGTTGCCCATCATCAAGTCACATAAAACCAACCTTATTCATTATGCTACCAAAAACCAGCTGCTTCTCGACTATCTCGGCATATTCAAAGGAGATCACCACACCTCTTCCGGAGGATCAAAAAATATGTCGTTGCACTCCACAAAAAACCCATCATGTTTGGCATTTTCACAAAGtgggaaaataaaaaacgaCCAAACAAATACCGATGAGTGTATTACCCAATCACTCAACCAATCACTCAACAAATGACTTCACATCGACAATCTTTTCTACACCATGACACAAAAACAATAGACACAAAAACAGCAACGACCATGATCCAATAGACACAAAAACAGCAACGACCATTATCCAATAGACACAAAAACAGCAACTATGGCGGCACATCtgaaataaaacaactataatgTAAACAACTGTTACATTATGTTATCAATcttttaatgataaaaatatattcaaagaCACAATTAACCAATATCTTAAGACCTCTCGAAATCTCCGGTGGCATAGATTGTGTGACATTGCTCTGTTGTGTCCCAACACCTTGCCCATCATCAAATGGAGGTTGTTGAGGGCCCGGGGAATCACCCAATGGCATTGCATCTTCCAATATCTTTCTGCAAGCCTAAGTTAAGAAACAAATAAAGCCAGAAAATTAGAGAAAGATGACCATAAAAACAGTAAATGCAGAAATGTGAAAGTGTACTACCTTTCTCTTTCTTGCCACCTTCTCCACAGCCGGAACCTTTCTCTTACTTGGGGGTCTCCCTTTCCCTCGAACCACGTGAGTTGTTAATATCTTCTTACCCTTATCCGCATGTACGTTTGAACCAACATGCGTTGATTCTGATCTCGACCCAACCGTTGCATCATCACATCTTGAATCAAAGTCATCGACAACACGTAGGAATGCATTGACACGCTCATCACTTCGTGAAATCTTAGTTGCTAGTTTCATGCATCTTTTAACCACCATCTCATACCTTCGTGCATCTCCACTGGACCGCAAGTCATCATAACTACTTTTGATCAATGTGTATGTCCTCTTCTCATCCTTCCTCCACCGATCCAAGACATATCTATCTGGCACCACATTAATTCGGGACAGCTGAAAAACTTTAAGTGCATGCCTACATAAAATTCCCCTCATCTCAAACAATGCACACGTGCACTTCAACTCACACTCCTTTTCGTTAAAATAAAGTGTGTAGTGGACTATTTTGTTGCAGTCATTAATAGAGATTTCATCCAAGATATCAAAGGTTGAAATGCACCCCTGTTTGCACACCAATGTGCAATTACAACACATTAGGCCCATCAGCTCTTTTTGGAACTCTTTAAACTTTGCATTTGTGTATAAGCTCTGAAACTGCTTCTCGAAGTTAAAAGGGGAGACGCAGGGGATCGTTTGGTTACTGGAATTGAAGTCAGCCGTTGTCTCTAGCTCCACCTTCTTCCTTAAAGCATTATCAAACTGGTCCACGAATTCCTTCAATGTTGTACCGGAATGGACATATCcgtcaaaaaaagcattcatgcttTCTGACCGTTGTGTCGTGCTCATGCCCGCCCAAAAAACATCCTTCAAATAAACCGGAACCCAAAACGTCCTTTCCTCAAATAAGGACTTCAACCAATTATTATCTCTGAGATCATACATATCTAGAAGGTGGCACCACCTCTTCTCAAATTTCGAGCATGTCTGTGAATCATACAATGCAGCCTGAATAGAGGTCTTCAACCCTGTAGAGAAATGAGAGTGAGATCCTAACTTCTCTGGAAGTTTGCGCATTATATGCCAAAGACAATACCTATGGCGGGTTCCCGGAAATACAATCTCAATGGCATTCTTCATTGCCCGGTCTTGGTCGGTTATAATGGCTTTCGGCGCTCGACCATTCATGCAATCCAACCACGTGCGGAACAACCAAACAAATGAATGCGTGTCCTCGCTTGACAACAACCCTGCCCCTAGTAGTATCGATTGCCCATGATGGTTAACCCCAACAAATGGAGCGAAAGGCATTCCGTACCGGTTTGTTAGGTACGTCGTATCAAAGGTCACAACGTCCCCAAAATACTCATACGCCGATCGACTccgtgcatcagcccaaaataCATTCCGTAACCTTCCGTCATCATCCACATCCATGGCAGAAACAAACCCATCATTCTGCATTCTCATTCTCTGGAAGTATGCATAAAGGGCATCTCCACCTCCTTTACCCAATCTTAAATGTCTCGCCTTATCAATGAAATTACGACAATCTCTCTCTTGAAAATCTAAATTCTCAAAACCCCCAGCATCAACGACAAGAGAGAAATAATTCTTATTCAACCGAATACCTGCTCTATCATTGAGGTCGAGAATCCGTTGACTGTATTCATCTAGACGTTTGTGAGATCGCAACAGTCTTGATTTCTTTGGGCTGATAGTAATGTGGTTGTGCACATGTTCAACTGTGGTGATAACccatttttcattcttgttcaaTGTCGCATTGACCTTGGCTTTACAATCCGTCTTAGTTGTTGCACGTGGCTTCGAGGGATTAATGTTCTTAGGTTGGTATTTTCCCCCACGGGCACATCCAATAGTAACATAAACGGGCCTCCCATCATCATCTTTTTTAGTCCTCTGTGTCCTTACACCAAATCCCTCTTGCTTGGCATATTGTTTATAGTACGCCGTCAGCTCATTCTCACTAGGAAATTCCATACCGGATCTTGGTGCTTCAACCCGGGCATCACCATCTGGGCTAACAGTGTTACCCTCTAAATCTTCATCTAAATCAAATAACATTTCTAAACATGGAAACATAGCGATGGATTAGCATCACATCAATATTAGCATCATTAAAGTCAAAGCAAAGCAAAATTATGTGTACTACCATCAGCCGCATCAGAAAATGTACTTCCAACATTTTCTTGAAATTCTGTAGAGGGAGAAAATTCTTGAGTAAAGTTATCCGGATTACTCGGAGGCGGAGGGTGGGACACTCTAAATTCAGGATTTTGCTGAAATAATGCaaataattagaataatgaGCACGTCAAACACACTTTTTTAAAGACAATAAAAGGCATCAAGTTGCACACTCACTTGGTAGTCATTTGAACATGTATTTTGAGGCGTCATTAACGACTGCGAAGTTGAAGTCGATGGCCTGGGTGtcatttcatcttcttccccCATCACAAAAATCTatgaagaaaaacaaacatTTAACAAATCATAATTGATAaccattaataaaaattaaataaaagtttcaaaTGTCCAActtttattatgtaaaattggtGCGTTTCaatgtattataaaaaataattaaataaaaacgaaTGCCACGTAGGAGTTTTGCACACCACTATAATGCTTGGTCCCtatcaaaactattttatttcatgCGGCTCGTGATCCGGCTCGATCGATAAATCTGAAATTGCCTTATTTTTCTTACGTTCCTACTAAAATGAGACAACTGGAAGTACAAtctttttctcttcaaaataaaaattcaccACTAAATGGGAATACTTAGTCCTTGAAAAAAAACTTTTCAAACATAAGTCATAAAACACTAACTACCCCTTTTCATACTTCATGAAAAGGCtgataaaataactaaaatgatCACGCATTTCTGTGTGAACTAGAAAACAGATGGATCATCAACAATAAAACCATACAAGCAGAACAACAGTTAATGCAGGGAACTTCAAAAccgataaaatatattttttagccTTCTTCACTCAAATATTAATGCTGAACTACAATAAATTCACCTTCTGCAacaaaccacattttttttcctttctttctttcattttaagtGCCAGATACAACCCTAAAATGCATTATGAACATTTTCAAACGCAACCCAGTAATATATAATACGGACAGAGCTTAAAAATACATCCGGGAGTTACCTCTCGTTGTTTCGCAGCTGGCCGGGTAAACAGTTTTATTTTCGTTCTTCGGCGCTGGTGAGCTTCAGGTTGGGTGGCGCTGTCGCGGGTGCTGAGCTGAGCGACGGTGAAAATGGCGTCACGGCTGCAAACAGACGACGTCGCCAGATGCTTTCAACCGGCGAAAATGGTTGGACGGCAGACGGCGTCGCCGGTGGGAGTGGGGAGATGACGTTCGACGCGGGCGGGGACTGTATTCTACGCGGGCTCGATTTCAACGCGGGGGGGGTTTCAATTCGAAATGGGTATTTCAGATTGCGTTGATGTAACGAACGGTGCGTTTcgcataataaaaaaaaaaaaaacatttgccACGTACGGTGTGCAAAATTGCACACCGCTACAGTGGCTGATGCCAATCAAAACTCATTTATTAATACCATATAGTATATCTATTAAAACATGCAATACGCAGCCACCACTATTGATCACTAGACCCTCAGTTAGATGTATAACGTTGTCTAATTACTAATATAATCGGGTATGCATTATACTATTCTCTCTTAAATAATAAGTAGACCGAACACGTATTATActtttagttttagatgaagTGTAAAGGCAGGATTCAGTCCCCACATAACACAGAAAAATGTAATTTATAAACTAACATGAATTTCATAAATTGCATAATTACGTCCCACAGTGCAATATTTAATAATGCTCGATCGGAATGTAACAttgcaataaaataaatctgaaattgagaaaaaataataatatgaaaagcAAGGGTACTAATTTGATAGTGGAGCTTGCATACTAATTTCATTGTTTATACAATTCTTAGTGGTGCATGCAACACTTCCAATAGACACCTGTGAATAGATAAACAGTCTCGGATGATCTCAGTGGGGGGGATGCCTCTGATAGTTAAATTAGATATGACCTAGAGTCTCTTAATCAATCTAACATTCTCATAGTACGTACATGGGGGTGCATTTATAAGATTCAAGGTGTTTCACATTGTAAAGTCTTCCTTGTAGATACAAAATTGGAAATGATAGTGTCCCGCCAGCAAAGATATCTCTACAAGACCTATTTTGTCAGTGACAACCCTCTCGCTAGATAAGCCTCATCGGTTAAAGTTCCCTGATAATTACAATAGTTCCTTACATTATCCTATAATCTCTAAACGATGCATTTTACCTAGTTTCAACTTCCTTGCCTAGTGTCACATGACCTATTTTGACTAGCAAGGCTCGGGATCCACTTTACATTCCTCTCGTAGGATCTGTTGGCGATTCCAGCTCCCTCAATCAGGGACTCCACCTTAGCAACGGGATCCCTACCCCGTTGCTTCTCCACTATGGAAGGTTCCTCACGAAGGGATGTCATTAGGTTGGGATGACCCCAATGGGCCGAAGCTGTCTCTTTCCTCAAGGCAGTGTAACACCCCACTTCATTAACCGTTAGGATCAATCTTTAAACACCCTTAGCTTAAGCTTATGATTTTGggctttaaaaatttattattatattattattttattattctattattgGAAATAGTTAGACTTATATATCTAGATTATGACACCTAGTGTCATTAATTATTAAGCTCAAAGGTTAAGAGAAGCACGTCCATTAGTGATTCTATGAAAGTCCTTAGAACTTTAGGACATTAATGGGCCAAGACTTAAAAGTCTTAAACCAAGCCTCATAGGAATACAAGTCTTGGTAGGATAACCTTGGTAAGGGTTGGCCCAAGTATGAGGAAGGCAAAAGGTATTTTGGGCCTAACTTAGTGTAGGTTTGACCTATGACCCATTTATGTCAAGACAAGcctttcaatctccatcttcGTGGATCTTGAGGCCTCCCATCAACCCACACCCAAAGCCCGTGAATCATCAACTCACACTCATGGTCTTtttaagcccaacaaggcccaaAGCCTTATTTTGCTTCTTTTCACTCTTCTATATGAAGCCCAATACACCATATCATGGATTTCCTCAAGTCCATATTATACTCTAAGTGATTTTTGAACTCAAATTAGGTTTTGAAATTGGGTTAagaccattaatcaacttacccatgattaatgatttttaaaccatgttttgcgccttaattttctttcttaatctttTAGCCTTTTTTCTCTGAAATTTTCTTGTTCCATTATTCAGGTGCATCATTCTTAGATCATATTAGAACCATAGATAAACCTCCACACATGTCATTAAGAGTAATGACATATCAAAATCCCAAAACTATACCAATCGGCACACGTGTGTCCTTGTGTGCAATGGACTGAATTACCCCTAACCCAATCTTTTTGTACCTTTTTCTCAAGGGCACTATGGTTTTTAAACACCTCATATGATCCCTTTAGAACCAAACCAATCCTTGGACGAATTTGGTTTcaagaaccaaaccaaaacCCCAAACCTTTTGCACCCTACACACTAGTTGGATGGGAATCggtctttttatttattttattttttatgaagaccggtagccacccacatagcagccgcatcccaagtttattaaaaagccCTCACATATGACGGAGGAATACCATGGTTACAAAGCAATCACTAGAGggtttacaaaaatataaaattataactaaaaGCACCGgtgatcaataaataaaataccaaCCTAAAGAGATTAAGAAAGAGCTAACAATAGAAAAATGGAGAACAAATAATTACAACCAAATATAAGGAAGTCCCTACAAATCCGTACGTAATAACCCACAAAAGATTCCCCTATACAGGTCAAACCctgtaaaatacttacaatgatTAGAAGCTCCCACTTTAGTAAGATAGTCCACAACCATGTTTGCTTCTCTAAAAATATGATGGATGGAACAATGTAAGTCATCAAGCAATCTTTGGATATCAtcccaaaaatcacacaagtaCCATAAGTTGCATTTACCAGCCTCAATCAATCTCACAATAACTTCAGTATCGGACTCCACCAAAATATCTCGAATAACCAACTGTTGTGCCAACTTTAAGCCATCAAGTAAAGATCTCCCCTCAGCAATATTGTTGGAGACCTTCCCATAATGAGTTGCAAATCTGGTCATCACTTGGCCATCATGATCTCTAATAACCCCTCCTCCACCTGCTTTGCAGTGGTGGGTGGCTGTTATGGTTTGCCACCCCAGCGTCTCATGCCGTTTGCAACATGACCTCGATTGTGACATTCTACTAGAATAAAGCATGAAACACGGGAAAAAAGGACGGAAAATCTCCACAAAAAAAGACCTAGAATCTACCTGAGAGAGCACTTTTGGATTTCTCTATAAGAATAGGCTGAAGAAGTGACGATGGGAACTGGGTTGTTTGAATTTTAACCCCACTTCTGCCCATGGCTGAGCCACCACCACATGCCACCTTCATCACCACCCACTTCCCAAGAGACCCTCATGTCATCATGAGCATTTG is a window from the Carya illinoinensis cultivar Pawnee chromosome 14, C.illinoinensisPawnee_v1, whole genome shotgun sequence genome containing:
- the LOC122293661 gene encoding protein FAR-RED IMPAIRED RESPONSE 1-like, with the translated sequence MGEEDEMTPRPSTSTSQSLMTPQNTCSNDYQQNPEFRVSHPPPPSNPDNFTQEFSPSTEFQENVGSTFSDAADEMLFDLDEDLEGNTVSPDGDARVEAPRSGMEFPSENELTAYYKQYAKQEGFGVRTQRTKKDDDGRPVYVTIGCARGGKYQPKNINPSKPRATTKTDCKAKVNATLNKNEKWVITTVEHVHNHITISPKKSRLLRSHKRLDEYSQRILDLNDRAGIRLNKNYFSLVVDAGGFENLDFQERDCRNFIDKARHLRLGKGGGDALYAYFQRMRMQNDGFVSAMDVDDDGRLRNVFWADARSRSAYEYFGDVVTFDTTYLTNRYGMPFAPFVGVNHHGQSILLGAGLLSSEDTHSFVWLFRTWLDCMNGRAPKAIITDQDRAMKNAIEIVFPGTRHRYCLWHIMRKLPEKLGSHSHFSTGLKTSIQAALYDSQTCSKFEKRWCHLLDMYDLRDNNWLKSLFEERTFWVPVYLKDVFWAGMSTTQRSESMNAFFDGYVHSGTTLKEFVDQFDNALRKKVELETTADFNSSNQTIPCVSPFNFEKQFQSLYTNAKFKEFQKELMGLMCCNCTLVCKQGCISTFDILDEISINDCNKIVHYTLYFNEKECELKCTCALFEMRGILCRHALKVFQLSRINVVPDRYVLDRWRKDEKRTYTLIKSSYDDLRSSGDARRYEMVVKRCMKLATKISRSDERVNAFLRVVDDFDSRCDDATVGSRSESTHVGSNVHADKGKK